In the genome of Acidovorax sp. 69, the window CCGCGACCCCGAAGGCAACCGGCTGGAGGTGTTCATGGACATGCCCTGGTACTGTGAGCAGCCGCTGCGCGAGCCCATCGACCTGGACCAGTCTGACGAGATCATCATGGCGCGCGCCGAGGCCATCGCGCGCAGCCGCCCCAAATTCCAGTCGCGGGCGTTGTGGCAGGCCGATATGGCCCGTCGCATGGGCTATGCCGACGACAGCCAAGAGGCCTGAGCCATGTTCGACGTCGCAATCATCGGCTACGGCCCCGCTGGCGCCACGCTGGCCAATCTGCTGGGCCAGGCAGGTTTGTCTGTAGTGGTGCTGGAAAAAGAAGCTGGCATCTACCCGCTGCCGCGCGCCATCCACTTCGACGGCGAAGTGATGCGCATCTTTCAGTCGGCGGGCCTGCGCCCGAAGGTAGAGGCCATCTCGCGCCCCGGCCTCAAGGGCATGCACTTTGTCAACGCCGAAGGTGAGACGCTGATGATCCGCGGCGGCACGGCCGCCCAGGGGCCGCACGGCTGCGCGAGCAACCACTACTTTCACCAGCCTGAGCTGGAGCAGGTGCTGCGCGATGGCGCTGCTCGCTTTGCCAGCGTACAGGTGCGGTTGCGCCATGAGGTCACGCAGATCACCGAAGCCGCCGACCATATCAACCTGACTGTTACCGACATGCAGGTTGGCCGCGCCTCTGAGGTGCAGGCACGGTATGTGGTGGGTTGCGACGGCGCGCGCTCCATGGTGCGCAAGGTGCTGGGCAGCCCCATGACAGACCTGGGCCTGCGCCAGCCATGGCTGGTGTTTGACGTCATCCTGAAAGACAACGCTCCCGCACTGCCCGACCACACCGTCCAGTTCTGCGACCCGGCCCGGCCCATGACCTGGTGCAACGTGACAGGGAATCGCCGCCGCTGGGAGATCATGCTGATGCCGGGCGACGACCCGGCCCAGCTGGTGCAGCCCACCACCCTGTGGCAACTGGTGAGCCGATGGATGAAGCCCGAACACGCCGACATCGAGCGCGCCGCGATCTACACCTTCCATTCTTTGATTGCCCAGGGCTGGCGCAAGGGTCGGCTGATGTTGGCCGGCGACTCGGCGCACCAGACGCCGCCTTTCCTGGGCCAGGGCATGTGCGCCGCACTGCGCGATGTCTCCAACCTGGCCTGGAAGCTCGAAGCGGTGCTGCAAGGCCACGCCAGCGAATCACTGCTGGATACCTATGAATCTGAACGCTCGCCCCATGTGCATGCGTTCATCGAACTGGCCGTCAAGCTGGGCGACATCATCCAAGCCACCGACGCCGACAAAGCCCGCGAGCGCGACGCGAAGTTCAGGGCGGGTGGGCCGGAGATTTTCGAGTTTCCGTCGCCACGCCTGGGACCAGGCCTGCTGCACGGCAATACGGGCCCGGTGGGCCAACCGTTCCCGCAGCCGGTGTTGGACGACGGCCGGCTGATGGATCTGCACATCGGCAATCGCTTTGCGGTGATCGGCCGCCCAGCGCTGCTGGGCGCGGTGAGCGAAGAGACCAAAGCGCTCTGGCAACACAGCAATGTGGTGGTGATGGCAACACAGGAGCCGGCCCTGCTCGATTGGCTCGACAGCCACGGTGTGGGGGCCGCCATGCTCAGGCCCGACCGCTACATTCTGGGGTTGGCCAAAACGCCAGGGGAACTGGATGCCATCACGGCGTGCCTGCCCGTGGCGGAACTTCAACCCCACTGAGCCCTTCAAGGGCCAAAGCCCCATGACCGAAAAGTCCGAGTCCAGCCTCGCGCGCATGCTCAGCGTGCTGGACCTGTTTTCCGACCAGCAATTGACCTGGACTGCCGAAGCCATCACCGAGGCGCTGCAGGTGTCGCTACCCACAGGCTACCGTTACGTGAAGATGCTGACCGAAGCGGGCCTGCTGCAGCGCTCGGCCGACGCGAATTACACGCTGGGGCCGCGCATCATCGTGCTGGACCACTACATACGCATGGGTGACCCGGTGCTGCAGCACGGCGTGGCGCAAATGCAGGAGCTGGTCGAGCAAACCGGACTGGACTGCGTCATTTCGTGTCTGTATGGGCAGCAGGTACTCGACACCCACCGGGAGTTCGGCACCACCGAGGCCACGCTGAGCTATGGCCGGGGCCGCCCGCGTCCGCTGTTCCTGGGTGCGGCGCCCAAGGTCATCCTGTCGTGCTTTACCCCGGCACAGTTGCACCGGGTTTTTGACGAGCACCTGGACGAGATCGTGCAGGCTGGCCTGCCCACCGACTGGAGCGATTTCCGCAAGTACTACAGCGCCATTCGCAAAGCCGGGTCCTACTTCTCGAATGGCGAACTCGAACCCAACCTGGCGGCGGTGGGTGTTCCCCTGCAAAAACCTGATGGCACTTTGCTGGGCGCCATCTCGCTGGTAACCACCGTGCCACGCATGGCCGTGATCGATCTGCCCAAGCTGACGCAACGTCTCACCCGCACAGCGCAGGAAATCACGGCCCGCATTCCCTGACTTCCCGCATTCGTCCTCTTCCCTTCCCGCTTTCCTCCTCCGTTCATTTTGAAAGGCCTTTCCCATGAAACTCATCAGCTTCTTGAACCAGGGCACGCCGTCCTACGGCATCGTCAACGGCGACGACGTGCTCGACCTCACGCCCATCCTGGGCGCACAAGCACCCGACCTCAAGACCCTTATCGCCAAGGACCTGCTGGGCGCCGCTGCCGAGGCGGCCAAGAAGCATCCCTTCACCCTCAAGTACGGGCAGCTCACCTTGCTACCCGTCATCCCCAACCCCGGCCAGATCTTCTGTATCGGTCTGAACTACGGCGAGCATGTGCGCGAGACCGGCAAGGAGATCACCGAAACACCCGTGATCTTTCTGCGCCTGCCCGAATCGCAGGTGGCCCATGGCCAGGACATCGTGCGCCCGGCTGAATCGCATCGGCTTGACTACGAGGCAGAGATCGCCCTCGTGATTGGCAAGCCCGGTCGCCGCATCAAGGAAGAGGACGCCTGGGACCACATCGCCGGTTACGCCTGCTACAACGACGGCTCGATCCGCGACTGGCAGGTGGCCACCTCCCAGTGGACGCCCGGCAAGAACTTCTACAAGACCGGCGGCTTTGGCCCCTGGATGGTGACGTCTGACGAGATCCCTGCGGGCAAGGTGATGCGCCTGCAAACGGTCCTGAACGGCCAAGTCCTGCAGGACACCACCACTGACAAGATGATCCACAACATTCCGCGCCAGATCGCCTACATCTCCACCTTCATTCCGCTGTCGCCTGGCGACGTGATCGTGACCGGTACCCCAGGCGGCGTAGGCAACAAGCGCACGCCGCAGATATTCATGAAGCCCGGCGACGTCTGCGAGATCGTGGTGGACGTCATCGGCACGCTGAGAAACGGCATCCGCGACGAGTAATCGTTCAGGTAGCCATTCAGCTTGCGGAGCGCTGGCTGGATCGGCCCGCTTCCTCGGTGCGTGGCAAAGGCTTGTGGATGGGGCCCGTTGGTGCCTGACATAGCGTTCAGAGCGAACGGATCAGACCTCATCGGGCCGGATCAATCGATGGCCGGCACGAAGCAGCGACAGCGGTCGATGTGCCTGCGCCATTTAATTTTCATGAGGACATCATGCATTTCATCCCCCTTACATTCGGTCGCAGCGTGACCCTGTTGGGCGTTGCCTGCGCCTTTGCCGCAGCCGCACCAGCGTTGGCGCAAGACAGCTACCCCAGCAAGCCGATCCGCCTTTTGCTGGGATACGCGCCCGGAGGGGGCAGTGACATGGTGGCTCGCCTCATTGCCAAACCGCTGGGGGAGCGGCTGGGCCAGGGCGTGGTCGTGGACAACAAGCCTGGTGCCGGTGGCAACATCGCAGCAGACTTGGCGGCAAAGGCCCCACCGGATGGCTACACACTGGTGCTGCTGCCCAGTGGTCACTCCAGCAATGCGGCCATGAAGAAAAGTCTGCCTTTCCACCCGGTGAACGATTTCTCCTGGATTTCCACGGTCACCACCTACCCGCTGACCCTCGCGGTAACGCCCAATTCGCCCATCAAGTCATTCCCCGACTTCATGCAACGGGCCAAGGCCGAGCCTGGCCGCTACACCTATACATCCGTGGGGGTAGGTACCGCCATGCATCTGGTTGGCGAGTGGATCATGGCCGAAGGTGGGGGCGTGGCAACCCATGTGCCCTTCAAGGGCGGCGCCGCCCCGCTTACCGAGCTACTGGCAGGTCGCGTAGACGTCATGATCGACACCATGACCAGCACGGCCCCGCTCCTCAAGGACAAACGTTTGCGCGTGCTGGCCGTGACCAGCCCCAAGGGGGCCAGCAATCCCCCCGGCGTGCCCAGCGTGGCGGAGTTTTACCCCACAGTGGTTTTCGAATCCTGGCTGGGAATCGCCGCACCGGCAGGCACACCCCCTGCCATCGTTGCGCGGATCAACAAGGAGTTACGTGCCGTTGTTGCCCAGCCAGAAATACGGCAACAACTCATCGATTGGGGCGGCACACCACAGACTGGTTCACCCCAGGAGTTCCAGGCCCGGGTTGAGCGCGACATCCAGAGTTTGCGCCAGGTGGTTGCAGACCGACGCATTGAAACCGAGTAGTCCCCTCAAAGTGGGATCGTTCACTGATCCGGCCCTGCGACGTACTGAAAATTTTGCAAGCAGCGCTTGCTGAAGCGTTTCGGCCAGTTCAGTGTGAGCGACTCAAACCTCATGGCCCGGATGCTCATTGAATGCGCCAAGCCTGGAGCGGGCTTTCACCGATGACCCGCTGCGACAGCAGTGTGCCACGCCGCAATCTCAACCCAAACCTCAAACCTACGCACTTCATGAAACCGATTCTTCACATCGTCGTTTGCAGCACCCGCCCTGGCCGCGTCGGCCCCGCCGTCGCACAGTGGGCGCAGCAAGAAGCCCTGGCCAACGACAAATTCGATGCGCAAGTGGTGGACCTGGCGTCGTTCAATCTGCCGGTTTTTGATGAGCCTGAGCACCCGCGCCTGCAGAAGTACCAACACGCCCACACCAAAGCCTGGAGTGCCAGCGTCCACGCGGCCGATGCCTTCGTGTTCGTACTGCCAGAGTACAACTTCGGCCCCCCTTCGGCTCTGCTCAATGCCATGAACTACCTCGTGCGCGAATGGCAGTACAAACCAGCAGCTTTCGTCAGCTACGGAGGCATGTCGGGCGGGGTGCGCGCAGTGCAGGTCACAAAGCAGCTGCTGACCACACTCAAGGTGATGCCTCTGCTCGAAGCGGTGGCCATACCAAACGTGGGCCAGCACCTCGATATCGACAAAACCTTTGCACCGAATGATTTCCACACCAGCTCGGCAGCGGCCATGTTCGACGAGTTGTCTCGCTGGGCACAGGCGCTCAAGCCGATGCGTGCGCCGTCGTGAGTGATTCGCGCGGTTAATACCGCTCAATACTGCGGAAGGCGTCGTGCTGAGGAGAACGGTGCCCATCAGATAAGCTGGAATCTTGGCGGGACAAATGAATTATTAAATACTCTTTTAATTTAAAATGAGTATAAATACGATCATGTCTACCGACCTCATCCCCACCCTCGCCGCCGCCCGCAAGGCCCACCAAATGACCCAGGCCCAGCTCGCCGAAAGCGCAGGCCTTTCCCGCATGACGGTGCAGCGCACCGAAGGGGGCGACCTGGACCCGCGCTATTCCACCCTGGCCGAAATGGCCCGCGTGCTGGGCATGGACATCATTGCCGTGCCCAGCAGCCTGCGGCCCAGCCTGGAGGCGTTCATCCAGTCGGGAGGCAAGTTTCTGGGCCAGCCGGAGGGTGTGGATGCCCCGCCCTCGGTGGTGGATGGCCTGCGCCGCTGACCGTAGCAACGCCCCATGAGCACCTCCATCCGCTACCTGCGCCTGTACCTGCACCGCCCCGCGCAGGCGGATGGCCACCCCGGTGGGCGGGAGCCCATCGGCTACCTCTCGCAATACGGCGACATCCTGCGCGTGTCATTCGACGAGAGCTACATCCGCAACCCGCAGCGCCCCACCCTGTCGCTGAGCTTTCAGGGTGCAAACGAGGCGGCCACGCAGCAGATTCTGGCGTCGGCACGCGATGCGCGGCTGGTGCGCACCGATGGGCGCTGGCCTGCCTATTTTCAGAACCTGCTGCCCGAGGGCCACAACCGCGAGCGGCTGGCGCGCGAGCGCGGTTGCAGCCCCGATGACGAGTTCGAGCTGCTGGCCGCCGCAGGCCATGACCTGATGGGCGCGCTGGAGGTGGAGCCCGTGCCCGCGCAAGACGGCATCCCGGACGTGGTGCGGCACTGGCACACCACGCAGGGGCTGGATGTGCTGGAGCCGGGGTTTGTGGAGTTTCCGGTGGAAGACGCGGCATCGCTGCCCGGCGTGGTGACCAAGTTCAGCGCGGTGCAGGACGGCCGCCGCTACACCGTGCACCGCCAGGGCGCGGCGGGCAGCGTGATCTTGAAGCTGCCCACCACCGCCCACCCCGACCTGGTGGCCAACGAATACACGGGCTACCAGCTGTGCAAGGCGCTGGGCTTGCATTGCGCCGATGTGCGCGTCATCACCCGCGCTGAGGCTGACCTGCCCGATGCCGTGCCCTTCAACGAAATTTTGGCCGTGCAGCGTTTTGACCACCTGCCCGGCGGCGCGCGCGTGCACATGGAGGAGTTCAATCAGGTGCTGGGCTACACCCCGCGCCAAAA includes:
- a CDS encoding bifunctional 3-(3-hydroxy-phenyl)propionate/3-hydroxycinnamic acid hydroxylase; this encodes MFDVAIIGYGPAGATLANLLGQAGLSVVVLEKEAGIYPLPRAIHFDGEVMRIFQSAGLRPKVEAISRPGLKGMHFVNAEGETLMIRGGTAAQGPHGCASNHYFHQPELEQVLRDGAARFASVQVRLRHEVTQITEAADHINLTVTDMQVGRASEVQARYVVGCDGARSMVRKVLGSPMTDLGLRQPWLVFDVILKDNAPALPDHTVQFCDPARPMTWCNVTGNRRRWEIMLMPGDDPAQLVQPTTLWQLVSRWMKPEHADIERAAIYTFHSLIAQGWRKGRLMLAGDSAHQTPPFLGQGMCAALRDVSNLAWKLEAVLQGHASESLLDTYESERSPHVHAFIELAVKLGDIIQATDADKARERDAKFRAGGPEIFEFPSPRLGPGLLHGNTGPVGQPFPQPVLDDGRLMDLHIGNRFAVIGRPALLGAVSEETKALWQHSNVVVMATQEPALLDWLDSHGVGAAMLRPDRYILGLAKTPGELDAITACLPVAELQPH
- a CDS encoding tripartite tricarboxylate transporter substrate binding protein; the protein is MHFIPLTFGRSVTLLGVACAFAAAAPALAQDSYPSKPIRLLLGYAPGGGSDMVARLIAKPLGERLGQGVVVDNKPGAGGNIAADLAAKAPPDGYTLVLLPSGHSSNAAMKKSLPFHPVNDFSWISTVTTYPLTLAVTPNSPIKSFPDFMQRAKAEPGRYTYTSVGVGTAMHLVGEWIMAEGGGVATHVPFKGGAAPLTELLAGRVDVMIDTMTSTAPLLKDKRLRVLAVTSPKGASNPPGVPSVAEFYPTVVFESWLGIAAPAGTPPAIVARINKELRAVVAQPEIRQQLIDWGGTPQTGSPQEFQARVERDIQSLRQVVADRRIETE
- a CDS encoding type II toxin-antitoxin system HipA family toxin, coding for MSTSIRYLRLYLHRPAQADGHPGGREPIGYLSQYGDILRVSFDESYIRNPQRPTLSLSFQGANEAATQQILASARDARLVRTDGRWPAYFQNLLPEGHNRERLARERGCSPDDEFELLAAAGHDLMGALEVEPVPAQDGIPDVVRHWHTTQGLDVLEPGFVEFPVEDAASLPGVVTKFSAVQDGRRYTVHRQGAAGSVILKLPTTAHPDLVANEYTGYQLCKALGLHCADVRVITRAEADLPDAVPFNEILAVQRFDHLPGGARVHMEEFNQVLGYTPRQKYGKTHGKGALQDWATMLRVLNRLSRQPVLDTREFLARMVAFILMGNTDAHLKNWALVYPDGRVPQLAPVYDPVCVAAFFDGVPDHQYAVNRAIDHTLRALTWGDLEGLMKSAGLLRVPRHLALLRETVKQAQADWPALLQATTTPPTVRTTVLQRLAGGVKLTA
- a CDS encoding IclR family transcriptional regulator; its protein translation is MTEKSESSLARMLSVLDLFSDQQLTWTAEAITEALQVSLPTGYRYVKMLTEAGLLQRSADANYTLGPRIIVLDHYIRMGDPVLQHGVAQMQELVEQTGLDCVISCLYGQQVLDTHREFGTTEATLSYGRGRPRPLFLGAAPKVILSCFTPAQLHRVFDEHLDEIVQAGLPTDWSDFRKYYSAIRKAGSYFSNGELEPNLAAVGVPLQKPDGTLLGAISLVTTVPRMAVIDLPKLTQRLTRTAQEITARIP
- a CDS encoding fumarylacetoacetate hydrolase family protein — its product is MKLISFLNQGTPSYGIVNGDDVLDLTPILGAQAPDLKTLIAKDLLGAAAEAAKKHPFTLKYGQLTLLPVIPNPGQIFCIGLNYGEHVRETGKEITETPVIFLRLPESQVAHGQDIVRPAESHRLDYEAEIALVIGKPGRRIKEEDAWDHIAGYACYNDGSIRDWQVATSQWTPGKNFYKTGGFGPWMVTSDEIPAGKVMRLQTVLNGQVLQDTTTDKMIHNIPRQIAYISTFIPLSPGDVIVTGTPGGVGNKRTPQIFMKPGDVCEIVVDVIGTLRNGIRDE
- a CDS encoding helix-turn-helix transcriptional regulator, which codes for MSTDLIPTLAAARKAHQMTQAQLAESAGLSRMTVQRTEGGDLDPRYSTLAEMARVLGMDIIAVPSSLRPSLEAFIQSGGKFLGQPEGVDAPPSVVDGLRR
- a CDS encoding NADPH-dependent FMN reductase, yielding MKPILHIVVCSTRPGRVGPAVAQWAQQEALANDKFDAQVVDLASFNLPVFDEPEHPRLQKYQHAHTKAWSASVHAADAFVFVLPEYNFGPPSALLNAMNYLVREWQYKPAAFVSYGGMSGGVRAVQVTKQLLTTLKVMPLLEAVAIPNVGQHLDIDKTFAPNDFHTSSAAAMFDELSRWAQALKPMRAPS